In uncultured Ilyobacter sp., a genomic segment contains:
- a CDS encoding transposase, producing the protein MELPKSTYYYYKDKQKKYKTVKPKRAGAKLKGYIFYFKSEKVSDDKIKELLKSHDVTRECAYGYRKRAHAVKRDWGIILNYKKSYRLCKELKLLRMLPIIKILI; encoded by the coding sequence GTGGAGTTACCTAAGTCTACTTATTACTATTATAAAGATAAACAGAAAAAATATAAAACAGTAAAACCTAAAAGAGCAGGCGCGAAGCTTAAAGGATATATCTTTTATTTTAAAAGTGAAAAGGTTTCAGATGATAAGATCAAAGAACTTTTAAAAAGTCATGATGTAACCAGAGAATGTGCATATGGATATCGAAAGAGAGCTCATGCAGTTAAAAGAGATTGGGGAATAATTCTTAATTATAAGAAGTCTTATCGGTTATGCAAAGAATTAAAACTTCTCCGGATGCTACCCATAATAAAAATTCTCATATAG
- a CDS encoding IS3 family transposase (programmed frameshift) yields the protein MSNQKRKRRTYTDEFKNQLVLLHLNGKRKCDIVREYDISASLLNKWINQSETSGSFNGKDNRTPEEQELIELRKRNKQLEMENDILKQAGADFRTKVNVIKNNIHKYSVSAMCQVLEISRSIYYYKSKIKNNISPLIELIKDIFEESRRNYGTRRIKFELFKLGHKISRRRISSIMKQNGLVSKYIIANFKPHHDKVNEEELANLVERNFNKKDHLQVVVSDLTYVRVGKAWNYICVLIDLFNREIIGYSSGKNKDAQLVARAFSKVKGNLQKVKIFHTDRGNEFNNQLIKRTLETFNIRRSLSMKGCPYDNAVAEATFKTIKTEFINGVYFDSLEELNYELLDYVNWFNNHRIHSSLGYQTPVEYRMNNLKKVV from the exons ATATCAAACCAGAAGAGAAAACGTCGTACCTACACAGATGAATTTAAAAATCAATTAGTTCTATTGCATCTAAATGGAAAGCGTAAATGTGATATCGTAAGAGAATATGATATCTCTGCCTCATTATTAAATAAATGGATAAACCAATCTGAAACTAGTGGCTCTTTTAATGGAAAAGATAATCGTACCCCTGAAGAACAAGAACTTATTGAACTTCGTAAGCGAAATAAGCAGCTTGAAATGGAGAATGATATTTTAAAGCAGGCGG GCGCTGATTTTAGGACGAAAGTAAATGTGATTAAAAATAATATTCACAAATACTCTGTATCAGCAATGTGCCAAGTCCTTGAGATTTCTAGAAGTATCTATTATTACAAGTCTAAAATTAAAAATAACATCTCTCCTTTAATAGAACTAATCAAAGATATTTTTGAAGAGAGTAGAAGAAACTATGGAACCAGAAGAATAAAATTTGAGCTTTTTAAACTGGGACATAAAATTTCCAGAAGACGAATAAGCTCAATCATGAAACAAAATGGGTTGGTATCAAAATATATAATCGCAAATTTTAAGCCACATCACGACAAAGTCAATGAAGAAGAGTTGGCTAATTTAGTTGAGCGTAATTTTAACAAAAAGGATCATCTACAAGTTGTAGTTAGCGATTTAACCTACGTCAGGGTAGGTAAGGCCTGGAATTATATCTGTGTCTTAATAGATCTTTTTAACAGAGAAATCATAGGTTATAGCTCTGGAAAAAACAAAGATGCCCAGTTGGTAGCAAGAGCTTTTTCAAAAGTGAAAGGAAACCTACAAAAGGTTAAAATTTTCCATACGGACCGTGGAAATGAATTTAATAATCAATTAATAAAAAGAACGCTAGAAACCTTTAATATTAGGCGTTCTTTAAGTATGAAAGGGTGTCCATACGATAATGCAGTGGCAGAAGCCACCTTCAAAACCATAAAGACGGAATTTATAAATGGAGTTTATTTTGATTCCTTAGAAGAATTAAATTATGAATTATTAGATTATGTTAACTGGTTTAATAACCACAGAATCCACTCTTCTCTTGGTTATCAAACGCCAGTAGAGTACAGAATGAATAACCTTAAAAAAGTTGTCTAA
- a CDS encoding nucleotidyltransferase domain-containing protein yields MFGLEKRSEEELRAILIMHGVEKAVIFGSRGRGDYKKNSDIDIAVFGDFSSTEINLIRWDIEESRIIYFVDLVHFEKVTDEEFKKSILEGKEFKIY; encoded by the coding sequence ATGTTTGGACTAGAAAAAAGATCTGAGGAGGAATTGAGAGCCATATTAATAATGCACGGGGTAGAAAAAGCCGTTATTTTTGGTTCTAGGGGAAGAGGAGATTATAAAAAAAATTCCGATATAGATATCGCCGTCTTTGGGGATTTTAGCAGTACTGAGATCAACTTAATAAGGTGGGATATAGAAGAAAGCAGGATAATCTATTTCGTAGATTTAGTTCATTTTGAAAAAGTTACTGATGAGGAGTTTAAAAAGAGTATTTTAGAGGGAAAAGAGTTTAAAATATACTGA
- a CDS encoding transposase: protein MGIRVRNLEVIKEKLTFQFRRTVRVQFEPLIVPKRQKDISHIENQIISMYARGLTTRQISDQIEEIYGFEVSESFVSNITNKILPEIMEWKNRPLDDIYPIVFIDAVHFSVRHEKVIKKLAAYVVLGISKDGKKEVLGLYIGENESGMATLF from the coding sequence ATGGGCATAAGAGTAAGAAACTTAGAAGTCATCAAGGAGAAATTAACCTTTCAGTTCCGCAGGACCGTGAGAGTTCAATTTGAGCCTTTAATCGTTCCAAAGCGACAAAAAGATATATCACACATTGAAAATCAGATTATTTCAATGTATGCTAGAGGACTAACTACCAGACAAATTTCAGATCAAATTGAAGAAATATATGGGTTTGAAGTAAGCGAAAGCTTTGTTTCTAACATTACTAACAAGATCTTACCTGAGATTATGGAGTGGAAAAATAGGCCATTAGATGATATATATCCAATCGTTTTCATTGATGCGGTTCACTTCTCAGTCAGGCATGAAAAAGTAATAAAAAAATTAGCTGCTTATGTTGTTTTAGGTATTAGTAAAGATGGTAAAAAAGAAGTGTTAGGGCTATATATTGGTGAAAATGAAAGTGGAATGGCAACACTTTTTTAG
- a CDS encoding exopolysaccharide biosynthesis polyprenyl glycosylphosphotransferase, translated as MKTNHVIYFNIIYLVILYSLFYIGNAFFGTPMKSYSYVTFLMVYFYYYLIDFLTFENPVERYRPWITSSGIHIALSVLLWSFSKSRLLFFKFFIFWFFSNIVIEIMVKFAKHEIKAIFIGKQEDLERCLSERKNIFFNFIKRLDNFDGINIFKYAEENNIEAVVVKEKISNFHQKEFLQLKLRGIEVLFIWQYKEEIEKKIDVKNISDKWFLHSSGFTILSDSFEKKIKKIADMVTAILIGVFTLPIMLISAIIIKLESPGPIFYCQNRVGLGGEEFKLIKFRSMKPDAEKDGPQWSSKNDSRITRYGAFMRKSRIDELPQLWNVLKGEMSFIGPRPERGVFIKHLEKELPYYNMRHLVKPGITGWAQVMYPYGASVEDSLRKLEYDLYYIKHQRITFDILIFFKTINIILFGKGR; from the coding sequence ATGAAAACTAATCACGTAATCTATTTCAATATAATATATCTAGTGATTCTTTACTCTTTATTTTATATAGGGAATGCCTTTTTCGGCACCCCTATGAAGAGTTACAGTTATGTTACTTTTCTGATGGTTTATTTTTATTATTATCTCATAGATTTTTTGACCTTTGAAAATCCTGTGGAAAGATACAGGCCATGGATAACATCTTCTGGAATACATATTGCTCTATCTGTTTTATTGTGGTCGTTTTCTAAGAGCAGACTTTTATTTTTCAAATTCTTTATCTTTTGGTTTTTCAGCAATATAGTCATAGAGATTATGGTTAAATTTGCCAAACATGAAATAAAAGCTATCTTTATAGGAAAACAGGAAGATTTAGAGAGATGCCTTTCTGAAAGGAAAAATATTTTTTTTAATTTCATCAAAAGATTAGATAATTTTGACGGGATAAATATTTTTAAATACGCAGAAGAAAATAATATAGAGGCTGTAGTTGTAAAGGAGAAAATATCAAATTTTCATCAGAAAGAGTTTCTACAGCTGAAGCTAAGAGGTATAGAGGTACTCTTTATATGGCAGTATAAGGAGGAGATAGAAAAGAAGATAGATGTCAAAAATATATCCGACAAATGGTTTCTCCACAGTAGCGGTTTTACTATACTAAGCGACAGTTTTGAAAAAAAAATAAAAAAAATAGCAGATATGGTGACGGCAATATTAATAGGTGTTTTTACCTTACCAATTATGCTTATATCTGCAATAATTATAAAATTAGAGAGCCCAGGTCCTATTTTTTATTGCCAGAATAGGGTAGGTCTTGGAGGAGAGGAATTTAAGCTGATAAAATTTCGTTCTATGAAACCTGACGCAGAAAAAGACGGACCCCAGTGGTCAAGTAAAAATGACTCCAGAATAACAAGGTATGGAGCTTTTATGAGAAAGTCTAGAATAGACGAGCTCCCTCAGCTTTGGAATGTATTGAAGGGAGAGATGAGCTTTATAGGTCCTAGACCGGAAAGGGGAGTCTTTATAAAACATCTTGAAAAAGAGCTGCCTTATTATAATATGAGGCATCTTGTGAAACCAGGGATCACAGGATGGGCACAGGTGATGTATCCCTACGGGGCGAGTGTGGAAGATTCTCTTAGGAAACTGGAGTATGATCTTTATTATATTAAACATCAGAGAATTACATTTGATATATTGATTTTTTTTAAGACTATAAACATTATTTTATTTGGTAAAGGAAGATGA
- a CDS encoding glycosyltransferase produces MYSQINLLKDIYREVPDLVHFQWFKVPKLDLFFIKLIKRKNIKIVFTAHNVMPHNTGNKYFYDFKKIYEFVNRIVARTDKTKEEIISVFGINSNKIQVIPHGILDLNAYKNTPFKPKDTAKDKEVVFSMLGNLGGYKEIDSLIDAWSGFNY; encoded by the coding sequence ATTTATTCACAAATAAATTTATTAAAAGATATTTATAGAGAAGTGCCGGATTTAGTTCATTTTCAGTGGTTTAAAGTTCCTAAGCTAGATCTATTTTTTATAAAATTGATAAAAAGAAAAAATATAAAAATTGTTTTTACTGCTCACAATGTGATGCCACATAATACAGGGAACAAGTATTTTTATGATTTTAAAAAGATTTACGAATTTGTAAACAGGATAGTAGCTCGTACAGATAAAACAAAGGAAGAAATCATAAGTGTATTTGGAATAAATAGTAATAAAATACAAGTTATACCACATGGTATACTAGATTTAAATGCTTACAAGAATACTCCTTTTAAACCTAAGGATACTGCAAAGGACAAAGAAGTTGTATTTTCAATGTTAGGGAATTTGGGGGGATATAAAGAAATAGATTCTCTTATAGATGCCTGGTCGGGGTTCAATTACTAG
- a CDS encoding glycosyltransferase encodes MLIAGKGNVDFSKLNGLKNVIIENRFLTNEEFENYLDLSDVVLLPYSKISQSGILLSLISKRKPILVSNLEGLKEPFKFGKVGWILEELSSKNLAKKLEEISRNLQEIEEIKKSKVWNKLDEYYDWKSIGEKTTKMYKEVIYNEK; translated from the coding sequence CTGTTAATAGCAGGAAAAGGAAATGTGGATTTTTCTAAATTAAATGGTTTAAAAAATGTAATTATTGAAAATAGATTTTTGACAAATGAAGAATTTGAAAATTATTTAGATCTATCGGATGTTGTATTACTTCCTTATAGTAAAATATCGCAAAGCGGAATTTTACTATCGTTAATCTCAAAACGAAAGCCGATCTTGGTAAGCAACCTAGAAGGTCTAAAAGAACCTTTTAAATTTGGGAAAGTAGGCTGGATATTGGAGGAGTTATCGTCTAAAAATTTGGCTAAAAAATTAGAAGAAATTTCAAGGAATTTACAGGAAATAGAGGAAATAAAAAAATCAAAAGTATGGAACAAACTAGATGAGTATTATGATTGGAAATCTATAGGCGAAAAAACAACAAAAATGTATAAAGAGGTAATTTATAATGAAAAATAA
- a CDS encoding GxxExxY protein yields MSEFLYKELSYKIIGLAMEVHRELGSGFLEKLYENALMKGINLP; encoded by the coding sequence ATGAGTGAATTCCTATACAAAGAATTATCATATAAAATTATAGGGTTAGCTATGGAAGTTCATAGAGAGTTAGGATCTGGATTTTTAGAAAAATTATATGAAAATGCATTGATGAAGGGAATAAACCTTCCTTAG
- a CDS encoding DegT/DnrJ/EryC1/StrS family aminotransferase: protein MKKIPLMNLKDCFADIYDEVMDKMKELVDNTRFIGGAEIELFEKEFAQYCHTEYAVGCSNGTDAIEIALRTLGVGHGDIVLVPANSFIATAEAVINVDADVEFIDVEDEYYTIDVEKLKIYLEENKEKNIKAIIPVHLYGQMADMPEIMKIAEEYGLKVIEDSAQAHGAEINGKRPGEYGDFATFSFYPGKNLGAFGDAGALVTNYKELYEKARMLVNHGRKPGVKYEHEIVGYNKRIDTLQAAVLRIKLKHLEKWTDMRREKVKYYLELLKNNNNIILPKLRRNSNPVWHLFVIRVDDRNNLQKKLQENGISSGIHYPIALHMQPAYRYKGYVKGDFPVAEKHAKEILSLPLWPEIEKSSIKEICDRL from the coding sequence TTGAAAAAGATACCATTAATGAATTTAAAAGATTGTTTTGCAGATATATATGATGAAGTGATGGATAAGATGAAAGAACTAGTTGACAATACTAGATTTATTGGTGGAGCTGAAATTGAACTCTTTGAAAAAGAGTTTGCTCAATATTGCCATACAGAGTATGCTGTTGGATGTTCAAATGGAACTGATGCTATAGAAATTGCTTTAAGGACATTAGGGGTAGGACATGGAGATATTGTTTTAGTCCCTGCAAATAGTTTTATAGCTACAGCAGAAGCGGTTATAAATGTAGATGCAGATGTTGAATTTATAGATGTAGAGGATGAATATTATACGATAGATGTAGAAAAACTTAAAATATATTTAGAAGAAAATAAAGAGAAGAATATTAAGGCAATAATACCTGTACATTTATATGGTCAAATGGCAGATATGCCTGAAATAATGAAGATAGCTGAAGAATATGGTTTAAAAGTAATCGAAGATTCGGCCCAAGCACATGGAGCAGAAATAAATGGGAAAAGGCCTGGAGAATATGGAGATTTTGCTACATTCAGTTTTTATCCGGGTAAAAATTTAGGAGCATTTGGAGATGCGGGAGCATTGGTAACTAATTATAAAGAACTTTATGAGAAAGCTAGGATGCTAGTAAATCATGGTAGAAAACCTGGAGTAAAATATGAACATGAAATAGTAGGATATAATAAAAGAATAGATACTTTACAAGCAGCTGTTTTAAGAATAAAGTTAAAGCATCTTGAAAAATGGACAGATATGAGGAGAGAAAAAGTAAAGTATTATTTGGAATTACTAAAAAATAATAATAATATAATTCTGCCAAAATTAAGGAGAAATTCTAATCCTGTATGGCACTTATTTGTAATAAGAGTAGATGATAGAAATAACTTACAGAAAAAATTACAAGAAAATGGAATTTCTTCAGGGATACACTATCCAATTGCTTTACATATGCAACCTGCATATAGGTATAAGGGATATGTAAAAGGTGATTTTCCAGTTGCAGAAAAACATGCAAAGGAAATATTAAGCTTACCATTATGGCCAGAAATTGAAAAATCGTCAATAAAAGAAATATGCGATAGATTATAG
- a CDS encoding DapH/DapD/GlmU-related protein: MAENNFVKMYKNVKLGENVVIEEFCVIGKPPRGKEDGELETIIGDHSVIRSGTVIYAGNKIGNNFNTGHNVVIREESEIGNDVSVGTLSCIEHHIKIEDEVRIHSQVFIPEFTVIKKNAWIGPSVVVTNAKYPRSKNVKDNLIGAYIEENVKIGANVTTLPGIKIGKNALIGSGTLVSKDVNENDVVVGNPCKKIQDIRNIDAYRK; this comes from the coding sequence ATGGCAGAAAATAATTTCGTAAAGATGTATAAAAATGTTAAATTAGGTGAAAATGTAGTTATTGAAGAGTTTTGTGTTATTGGTAAACCTCCAAGAGGAAAAGAAGATGGAGAATTAGAGACCATAATAGGAGATCACTCTGTAATTCGAAGTGGTACAGTGATATATGCTGGGAATAAAATAGGTAATAATTTTAATACAGGGCATAATGTAGTAATCAGAGAAGAGAGTGAGATAGGTAATGATGTAAGTGTAGGGACTTTATCGTGTATAGAACATCATATAAAAATAGAGGATGAAGTAAGGATCCATTCTCAGGTTTTTATACCAGAATTTACAGTAATTAAAAAAAATGCGTGGATAGGGCCAAGTGTGGTAGTAACAAATGCAAAATATCCTAGAAGTAAAAATGTAAAAGATAATTTAATTGGTGCTTATATAGAAGAAAACGTTAAAATAGGAGCTAACGTAACAACTTTACCAGGTATAAAAATAGGAAAGAATGCTCTTATTGGGTCAGGGACTTTGGTAAGTAAAGATGTTAATGAAAATGATGTAGTAGTAGGAAATCCTTGTAAAAAAATCCAAGATATAAGAAATATAGATGCTTATAGAAAATAG
- a CDS encoding nucleotidyltransferase substrate binding protein codes for MAKRWNERLSDNKNALERLKEAIEESKVINSSTMKDGVIQRFEFTLELSWKLMKYFLNSEGITEAVAPRSTIRSGFSTGIIEDAKLWIDMIEDRNLTTHTYSQSVSDNIYKKIITSYYRALEVFYLNIKDKEVE; via the coding sequence ATGGCTAAAAGATGGAATGAAAGATTATCTGACAATAAAAATGCCTTAGAACGTTTAAAAGAGGCTATAGAAGAGAGTAAAGTTATAAACTCATCTACCATGAAGGATGGTGTCATACAAAGGTTTGAATTTACACTGGAATTATCCTGGAAATTGATGAAATATTTTTTAAATTCAGAAGGCATTACAGAAGCTGTCGCTCCTAGGAGTACTATTCGCTCAGGATTTTCTACCGGCATAATAGAAGATGCAAAACTGTGGATAGATATGATCGAGGACAGAAATCTCACGACCCACACTTACTCCCAGTCGGTTTCAGACAATATCTATAAAAAAATTATAACCTCATATTACAGAGCGTTAGAGGTTTTTTATCTAAATATCAAAGATAAAGAGGTAGAATAA
- a CDS encoding glycosyltransferase family 2 protein — protein sequence MKNNIVSIITPLYNSENFIKKTLESVKAQTYENWEMIIVDDVSTDNGVKIVKKYAKQDSRIKLIQLDKNSGGAVARNIAIEAARGKYIAFLDSDDLWHPEKLEKQISFMQENAYSFTFTKYRQMSENGDLLNKYIEVPKKVSYRQFLLKNPIGCLTAIYDSNKLGKIYMPNIRKRQDYALWLKILKQEKNGYGLNENLAYYRLRQSSVSSNKRSLIKYQWKLYREIEKLNLLESIFYMGCVISQKIFGIK from the coding sequence ATGAAAAATAACATAGTGTCTATAATAACTCCGCTTTATAATTCAGAAAATTTTATAAAAAAAACACTTGAAAGTGTCAAAGCTCAAACTTATGAAAACTGGGAAATGATTATAGTTGACGATGTTTCAACGGATAACGGTGTGAAGATAGTAAAAAAATATGCTAAGCAAGATAGCAGAATAAAGCTGATTCAACTGGATAAGAACAGCGGTGGAGCAGTCGCAAGAAATATAGCTATAGAGGCGGCTAGAGGTAAATATATTGCATTTTTAGATAGTGATGATTTATGGCACCCGGAGAAACTTGAAAAACAGATCAGCTTTATGCAGGAAAATGCCTATTCCTTTACTTTTACAAAATATCGACAAATGTCAGAAAATGGAGATTTGTTGAATAAGTACATAGAAGTACCCAAAAAAGTAAGCTACAGGCAGTTTTTGTTAAAAAATCCTATAGGGTGTCTCACAGCAATATATGATTCGAATAAGCTTGGTAAAATATACATGCCTAATATAAGAAAAAGACAGGATTACGCACTTTGGTTAAAAATATTGAAGCAGGAAAAAAATGGGTATGGACTAAATGAAAATTTGGCATACTACAGGTTAAGACAGAGTTCAGTCTCTTCAAATAAAAGGAGCTTGATAAAATACCAGTGGAAACTTTACAGAGAAATAGAGAAATTAAATCTTTTAGAAAGCATTTTTTATATGGGATGCGTTATTTCTCAAAAAATTTTTGGGATAAAGTAA
- a CDS encoding transposase: MAKKDKLIPEREMALNLLFENCDIKSTDDLQEALKDLLGYGIKKMLEAETDEHLGHEKGQISDSTNSRNGHKSKKLRSHQGEINLSVPQDRESSI, encoded by the coding sequence ATGGCAAAAAAAGACAAATTGATACCGGAAAGAGAGATGGCTCTCAATCTTCTTTTTGAAAATTGCGATATTAAATCTACTGATGATCTACAAGAAGCTCTAAAAGACTTACTTGGCTATGGAATCAAAAAGATGCTTGAAGCTGAGACGGATGAACATCTTGGCCATGAAAAAGGACAAATTAGTGATTCTACTAATTCTAGGAATGGGCATAAGAGTAAGAAACTTAGAAGTCATCAAGGAGAAATTAACCTTTCAGTTCCGCAGGACCGTGAGAGTTCAATTTGA
- the accD gene encoding acetyl-CoA carboxylase, carboxyltransferase subunit beta codes for MGIFSRNKKKYATISVDRSVKTKEKVEKVSGLWVKCPSCNEILYKSDIESNLKKCTNCDHYFVMNSKERMDLLIDQGTFVEYDKDMVSVDPLGFPGYADRYAQTQEKVGMKDGVLSGTGTMNGIAVSIAVMEFNFLGGSMGSVVGEKITRAIERGINENLPVIVVSTSGGARMHEGILSLMQMAKTSAALERLRGKGLPFISIPVNPTTGGVTASFAMLGDVNISEPDALIGFAGPRVIEQTIKQKLPAGFQKSEFLLKYGMLDVVAKREELKDTVAKILGNLL; via the coding sequence TTGGGAATTTTTTCAAGAAATAAAAAGAAGTATGCAACCATAAGTGTAGATAGAAGTGTAAAGACAAAGGAAAAAGTGGAAAAGGTATCGGGACTGTGGGTAAAATGTCCTAGCTGTAATGAGATTCTTTATAAAAGTGACATAGAGAGCAACCTAAAAAAATGTACCAACTGCGATCATTATTTTGTGATGAATTCTAAAGAGAGAATGGACCTTCTCATAGACCAGGGGACCTTTGTAGAGTATGACAAAGATATGGTCTCTGTAGATCCACTGGGATTCCCTGGATATGCAGATAGATATGCTCAGACCCAGGAAAAGGTGGGGATGAAAGACGGTGTATTATCTGGAACTGGAACCATGAACGGTATTGCAGTCAGCATCGCTGTAATGGAATTTAACTTTCTAGGTGGAAGTATGGGTTCTGTTGTAGGGGAAAAGATAACTAGAGCCATTGAAAGAGGAATAAATGAAAACTTACCTGTAATAGTGGTATCTACCTCTGGAGGGGCTAGGATGCACGAGGGAATATTGTCTCTCATGCAGATGGCCAAGACATCGGCAGCCTTAGAAAGGCTCAGAGGAAAGGGACTTCCATTTATATCAATACCTGTAAATCCAACTACTGGAGGAGTTACAGCTTCATTTGCCATGCTAGGAGACGTCAACATCAGTGAACCTGATGCTCTTATTGGATTTGCCGGACCTAGAGTTATTGAGCAGACTATAAAACAAAAGCTCCCTGCAGGGTTTCAAAAGAGTGAATTCCTTTTAAAGTACGGAATGCTGGATGTTGTGGCAAAAAGAGAGGAATTAAAAGACACAGTTGCAAAAATCCTCGGAAACCTTTTATAA
- a CDS encoding acetyl-CoA carboxylase carboxyltransferase subunit alpha → MEFEKDILELEKKIIELKEFSEAKKIDLSGEIDKLKNEYSQKMKEIYSELGPWDRVQVARHPKRPYTLDYVEHITTDFVELHGDRLYKDDPSVVAGLCKIDGKKVMIIGHQKGREVEEKIHRNFGMANPEGYRKALRLMKMAERFNIPVVTLIDTPGAYPGIEAEKHGQGEAIARNLLEMAGLKVPITAIVIGEGGSGGALAFGVADKVYMCENSIYSVISPEGCAAILFKDAAKAPEAAKSLRVSADSVLELGIIDGIIPEPVGGAHRNHNEMTENVKKQILSAIFELEEKSLEELLENRYDKFRKMGAFSEIS, encoded by the coding sequence ATGGAGTTTGAAAAGGATATACTTGAATTAGAGAAAAAAATAATAGAATTAAAAGAATTTTCTGAGGCTAAAAAAATAGACCTTTCAGGAGAGATAGATAAGCTTAAAAATGAATATAGTCAAAAGATGAAGGAGATATACTCTGAACTCGGTCCCTGGGACAGGGTACAGGTGGCTAGACATCCAAAGAGACCCTATACCTTAGATTATGTAGAACATATAACAACTGACTTTGTGGAACTTCACGGAGACAGGCTGTATAAAGATGATCCTTCGGTAGTTGCAGGTTTATGTAAGATAGATGGTAAAAAAGTCATGATCATAGGTCACCAAAAAGGCCGTGAGGTAGAGGAAAAAATCCACAGAAACTTCGGTATGGCAAACCCAGAAGGATATAGAAAGGCTCTCAGATTAATGAAGATGGCAGAGCGGTTTAATATCCCTGTAGTCACCCTCATAGATACACCTGGAGCCTATCCTGGAATCGAGGCTGAAAAACACGGTCAGGGAGAAGCTATCGCCAGAAATCTATTGGAGATGGCTGGACTAAAGGTACCTATAACGGCTATTGTAATCGGAGAAGGTGGAAGTGGTGGAGCCCTTGCCTTTGGAGTGGCCGATAAAGTATATATGTGTGAAAACTCAATATATTCTGTAATATCCCCAGAGGGATGTGCAGCGATATTGTTTAAGGATGCTGCCAAGGCACCAGAGGCAGCCAAGAGTCTAAGGGTATCTGCAGACAGCGTGTTAGAACTAGGGATAATAGATGGCATTATTCCAGAGCCTGTAGGAGGTGCCCACAGGAACCACAATGAGATGACAGAAAATGTAAAAAAACAGATCCTATCGGCCATCTTTGAACTAGAGGAAAAAAGCCTAGAGGAACTTCTAGAAAATAGATATGATAAATTTAGAAAGATGGGTGCATTTTCTGAAATAAGCTAA